The genomic interval TCAATATTTGTAGTCTTAGGTAGATCAATAATAGAAATGAAGGACATCAAGGGTATACAATGTGGAAAGGAAGAATTAACTTCATTTGCACATGATGTGATAGCATacctaagtgaccctaaaatttcacAAGGGAACTTCTAGAGGTGATATATTCTAGAGTGAATACTCACATAAAAATATTGGTGACTCTCTTAGGATAGTTGATATTAAAACCTAGCTTGGGTACTGGGGAAGGAGAATTAGTGTTTTCACATGTTGAATTCCTGGTGTACTTACAATGCACCATTGGACGCTTCAAATCCATGGTTACATAGATGGTCTGGGTTAAATCCTATGGGTCAATAATCAACCCAAAATACATGAGTATGGAAAAGGAACTTGTAGGACTTGATTTGGGAGAAAGATGAAAAGGCTAGGGGTTGAgagtaatcaaaatatattgtatacatgtatgccatatccaaataattttatttttaatttttgagacaattcgtgtgtgtgtgtgtgtgtgtgtgtgtgtgtgtgtgtgtgtgtagccttggctggcttggaactgcCTTTGTAGACCAGAatagccttaaattcacagagatcttcttgcctctgcctcctgaatgctgggattaaagatgtgtaccaattttaattaataaaaattatacattcaCTCATGTATAAGTAAATAATCTGGGTAGATTCACATAATAGATGCCATGTAATAATCATAAGGAACAAGGTCTCATGTGTGAAACACAAATGCATTAGGGTAGGAAAAATAAGCCATACAGGATGCTAGATATTGTAAGATGTCATtagtatgtttttattattttgcaaaaGCAAGCATAACGATAAAACCAGGTATAtgattatatacatttttttctaaagtaagAACTGAGTCCCTAGGTGAGTACAATTTAATCTGCATAAACTGTGCTTtagttaaaataataaatgacagaAAAACCACAGATGCATCTGTATGCCTGTGCAACCATTAAGTTTGGTCCCAAAGGCAGTTTAATTGCTTCTGCTAAAAGTAAATAGATAAGGTGCTACGGTTGTGTCATAGGAGCCCATTTCCCTGATGTCTGCATGTCTCTATAACTCCCTCTTGGTCCCCTTCATTGGCCTGTACAATCACAGTACAATCTTCTGTGTGACATAGATTTTTAGCAGAGTTGGTCTGTGCTGCGGACACATTGGTTAGTATTCTGAACAGCCTCTCTCAAACTGAGGATTTCATTAGTCAGTGAAAAGGGACAGAAAACACTTCAAATCATAATTATATTGGATGAGTTTAAAGTTACAACTGGTTCCTGAACCATTTTATCAGACTGCTTTTATTTGGTCTTCAGAGACATAAATCTGTATTTATGGTATATTTGATTCAAAACTGAGGTTGGAGTAAGGTAAGTGACATTTGTAAGATGTCTCCAAAATAGAACTTCTCCAAAAtaattcacacatttttttttttttttttttttggtaaaaaaaaattgtttttttatttcacttgtgTGGGTGTTTTTACtggtatgtatgtttctgtgctACCTGCACGCAGtgtccaagaaggccagaagggggcaatGAAACatttggaattggagttacaaaatGATTATAACCCATAACTTTGGTTCTGGCATTTGAATGTAGGTCTTctggagcagccagtgctcttagccagaGGCCTCTGTCCCAAATTTATACATTTTGTCATGACAAAGTTTCAGACGTGTAAAACCCAGATTTTCAATCCATTTATTCACAAGAATAGGTAGAAAAATTCTATTGCAGTTATAATTCTGTTAATTATGTTGGagggattattttattttgtttagttttcaaaTAAATAGCAAATGAGTGACCAGTTCAAAGGCACAGTAAGAATAAATTCTAAAGTCAAGTCTTGAACCCAGGTTTGTGGTCCCAGGTTAATATtctttctcccatttttttttttcttggagatcTTGGCTCTTTTAACTTCTTGTGAGCATTATGTGTTGTGAGCACATGGTTGAAGTTCTGATTTCAGACTCTTATGTTTAAAATTCGTTTCTCATCCAGAGGCAAGGTAAATTTCTATCAGATTTATACACAgctagaaaaatacatttttatttgtgtcaACGTGTGTGTGAGAGCCAGGATGCATATGTAGAGAccagaggccagccttggctgtcATTTCTCAGGTGCTGTCTGACtgctttgttcattcattcattcattcattcattcgtccTTGACGCAGAGTTTCTCATTTCACTGTCTCAGAACTTCCTAAGCAGGCAGATCTGGCTTCCCAGTAAGCTACAAAGATCTGTCTCCAACCCAGCATTGAAATTGTAAGTGTATGCTATCATTCTTTACGTTCTTTAAAATGGGGCCTGGAGATCGAATGCAGGTCCTTATATTTTCAACACTAATACTTTACAGAGTGAGCAATCTTCCAACACTTTAATAATACTCATAAAAATCACTTTATGAAGGTATGATTGGTATATACAAAACTGTGGATATGGTttagtaaaaaattaatttatataaaagcaGAGAGATAACAGTGTATAAAAAGTTATCTATACACAGAACTTGAtgttagaaacttttaaaaagcaatattgGGGGATAAGTATCAGAACTTTCATTAGTGATGGGGATAATAATTCTCAGAAAATGTATAGCTTCCATAAGGGAAGAAACACAAATATGATGGGAAATATTATGATTGAGTTTTGAATTTATCAGTCTGCCATGGTggacaacacaaacaaaaataataaacatgtaaATTGACACCTTAAAAATACATAGATGTGGCTAAGTGAACTAACAAGAATTGAGATAAATTTCAGTGCTTTTCTCATAGTTGATGTTGTTCATATGTATATTGGTTGACCACTTGGAGTTAGATAATATGTCAAGGGGTTCTCTCCTAGAAaatactgtttctctttcttttagcaACCATTAATTTCCTATAACTCTTCATCTAAGAGCAAGGACTAATGAAATATGATACCTTCTTAAAGCTAAGCTTAGAAAGACTTGGTGGACCTACGTTAAGGAATCATTGTCAGTGAACACCtgctttttctaattttaaacttCACAATAAGTAAGTCAATTAATAATTTTACCAATGATGATTTTCACCCAAACATACCCGTGGATTGATCATAATCCAATAATTATGCAGTTGAAATTCTAACAATTGATATCTAAACTGCACTATGATGATTCCAAGCCAAAACTGAgttcaataatatttttatactaGGCTATATGAATTtctttttatccatttttatttatttcttcactttaCGTCCCAATCATTGTCTGGCCAGCTCCCTGTAACCCCATTACacagtccctccctccatcctcctctgctcctcctctgAGAGGATAGAGGTCACCCTGGGTATTgccccaccctggtacatcacgtctctgcagggctaggcacatcctctcctactaggggcagacaaggcagcccaattgGGGGCTAGGGAGCTACAGCTttaggcaacagctttagggacacaCCATTCTCCAGTTGCTGTGGAACTCACATGAAGaccgagctgcacatctgctacatatgtgcatggggtctaggtccagctcctatgcagtttggttggtggttcagtctctgagagccttcaagggtccaggttagttgactctgttggtcttcctgtgaagttcctatctgCTTTGGGGACCTCAGTTTTTTCCCAACTCTTGTATATGcttccctgagctctgtccaTTCTTTGGCTGTGATCCTGGATTTCAAGAATGAAATTCAATAGGAGTACTTTCCAGAACAATCAAGTTTTTGGGTAAAAAAAGCAGCAGCttccaaaaaaaaagttttcagccTGCTTACAAGTTCCCTTctgatgtatttatgtatattttgagGAACCTATATAGTAGTATCTGTAGCAACTTACATtctaatgatatatatatatatatatatatatatatatatatatatatcatacatatatatgctgatttacatttaagatgttccattttatttaaatttatgtgtattgtAATAATATAATTGTATACATCTCTGAGCTCTATACATGTGTTGAGAGTGTGTTGATCAAATAAGGcatatgaacatttttttctccttattaggtgtgaagccATAAActgatttctttccattctttctaaATGATACAACAGTTTATTGTGAACAAATTTTTCCCAACCATAGCTTATTCATTCTGACTCTTTTAGTTACTTTCTATTGAGACAAACCATAGCTCCTTTCCACTTTCTCCTCAGCTGCTAGTTAATTACTATCCAGTATCCACATCAACTTTTCAAAAAAGCTTTCAACATGGAaatacgcatgtgtgtgtgtgtgtgtgtgtgtgtgtgtgtgtgtgtgtgtgtctgtctgtctgtctgtctgtctggtttattttatttagaatggATTCATCTAtcaatttttctgaaaataacagGATTTAATTCATTATATAGCTGAATAATATACTTATATCTATACCACTTAAAAAGTTATTTAGTTTAATATTGatattatatcatttccccttccttttctcctctccaaaCCTACCCCATATACCATCCttcctctttttcaaattcatgctcTATTTTTTCATTAACTGTTGATATATAGCATGTATACTATTAGTCTGTATaacaatgttacttgtatgtgtattttcagggctgaccatctgGTTTAAAATCTACTCCTTTGCTCAGGGAATCAATTCTTAGCTTGATTTTATCTCTTTGGTGCTGTAAAATGCAAGTGGATATGCAGGCAACTATTTGATAGACTGATAGAATCTTTTTCCTTTGGATTCATCCTCAGAAGGTATCCCTTtcaacatttttgtattttttgaggaACCTACATAGTAGTCTCTCTAGTAACTTATATTTCCATGTAGTAACTTGACATTCATACAAATAATAAGCTCTTCCAGTTCTATTTTCTCTATACTCTCTGCACCATTAGTATTTATTAAATATCTATTCTACCTTGAGTAACacaataacttattttttattggccctaaaatctatttttatcatTCTCTTCCTTTAATTCTCATTTCCATAGGACATCTACTGACTCCCAGATTGTTGCTGGAGAATTGTACCAAAGTGAGAGAGTTCATTCTCCTGGGGCTAACTGATGACCCAGGCCTGCAGGTTCCCCTTTTCATCATGTTCACCCTCATTTACCTCACTGATGTGGTTGGAAACATGGGAATGATAATGTTGGTTCTTATGGACTCTCATTTGCACACCCCTATGTACCTTTTCCTTTGTAACCTGTCCCTTGTAGACTTGGGTTACTCCTCAGCTGTCACTCCCATGGTCATGTCTGAGTTCTTTATAGTCACCAAGATGGTCTCCTATAATGCCTGTGCTGCACAGATGTTCTTCTTTGTAGGTTGTGCCACTGGAGAAAATTACCTCTTAGCATcaatggcctatgaccgctatgtagCAGTGTGCAAACCCCTGCATTATTCCACAAGGATGACAACaagtgtttgtatttgtttgagCATTGGCTCTTATATCTGTGGTTTCTTGAATGCTATTTTTCATGTTGGAGACATATTCAGCCTCTCTTTTTGTAAGTCTAATGTGGTCCATCACTTTTTCTGTGATGTTCCAGCAGTCCTTGCTCTATCTTGCTCTGATATACACCTCAGTGAAGTGATTCTTGTTTTTTTGTCAACCTTCAATGTCTTCTTTGCTCTTCTGATCATCTTAGTTTCCTATCTCTTTATATTTACTACCATCTTAAAGATGAAATCTGACCAGGGACACCAAAAAGCTTTGTCCACCTGTGCCGCCCACCTCACTGTAGTCTCCATATTTTATAGCACTGTCATTTTCATGTACTTACAACCAAGTTCCAATCATTTCATGGATGCAGATAAAATAGCATCTATGTTCTACACTATGGTTATTCCCACACTAAACCCTTTGGTCTATAGCCTAAGGAACAAGGAAGTCAACAATGCATTCAAGAAAGTGGTTGAAAAGGCAAAATTTTTATGTAAGAGTGAGATTTCAGGTTGAAAGTAATTTTTCTCTTCCACATTTTTGTGCATTAATTAGATTTAAACTCTACAATACAGAGGGATTCCTGCCTAACATACCCATTTTCTTCAAAAGTCtattttatatcaaaatatttGCAAGtgcataacataataaaaatgtcaaaaaatttttaagaattgCTGTTATTTACTTGTAATACCTTGGTAATTTGTATTTGATCTATtcactcattttcatttttctatcacatttaaatatatagatacatagataggcaCACATtttaaagtggtgtgtgtgtatgtgtgtgtgtgtgtgtgtgtgtgtgtgtgtgtatgtgtatgtgtgtgtatgcatatgtgttgtGACCACATACAGATCACAGACCTGAATGGGAGATTTGAAGTATAGCTagatttaaatagaaataatttaaataattgatttggtttataacataaatttccttcagtttttcttttttttcacttgtttcttcctgtctttctatgAAATGATACCTCTTTTAATTTTAGTATTGGGTAATGTTCGATTGGTTATACTCCTTCTATTGATGTGTTAAAATATATATGGCTTGTTTCCAAATTTTTGCATTCATTAATAAAGCACTCATGGATGTACTTATGactgatattttatttcttcaacctctttatttgtatttttgttttcattttgttgacATAATCTTCATGAGAAATAAGAATGTTCCCCAAGGGACCTATTTTTTTTAGTCCCCAAGAAGATCCTCAAGAGGTTTATCCCTATTATCGAGACTGACTGCAGTGTATGGACTTACCCACTAAGAGTTTCAAAGGACTCATCCATTTTAATGTCTAGGAATACAGTAGCCATTCTGACCCTCTCAACTCCATGGAAGACAaaagtctttgaaattttttcagGGGATACCTTTCCTGCATCCTCTTTACTAGCCATGGAGGTTTGGAATGGGGCTCAGATCTGTATACATGGAGTAATTTCACTGGGGTCttcaaaaatgaaagataaagaCCAGCAGAGCAATTAAGCCAGTTATGAGTATAAAAATCCTTTAATTTTGGCCAGTGACCAAGAACTAATTCTTAAGAGTCTCTTGATGTCAAAGCTCAGGAATACtgtattttaaaaggcaaactCCAAAATATCAACAGTTACATTAGTGCTATACGAGAGGGACACAGTTAAAGTAACATTGCAACATTTTATTTggtgaaaatattttgtatataatatgacaaattaattttgaattaaatattattatggTGAATACACCTGAACTGTGATCAGGGTCATTTAAATCCTAAATGTGTTGCTAAGGCAGATGTAGCTGTTGAGGGAATAGGAAGGAGGACTGAGAAGTGTCTTACCAGACACAAAATGGACTCAGGACAAGATGGTGTCACCTTAGTCACATCATTGACTCAACCTGTCTTCATAGTTTGGATATAGATATTCTATGCTCCATCCTGTGATGTgtcttatttttatacttttatttaattttcattgatATCTTTAAAATAGCATACATGGAACAAACTTTTGGTTTTAGTTTCCAAATCTAAATTCTGAATATATTTAGAGTAAATCTCAGAACTGTAGTCTACAAGGACTATATGACTTCAGAACTATCTGCATACTGATTATTTACTAtttcgtttttctttttttttctttttttggtggtgCAGCGGTTTATTCTCTTTTGTACACATTTCTATGTACAATGACTGACGTGCAATAAGTCTCATAATGCTGGGATCAACATGAACATCATCTACTGTGATCTTATCACATGGTGATAGTATGACATCATTATTAAGTAACAGAAAATTGCTAAACATTTATGGAACCACTGTCATTTAGGCAGCCTGTGGTTGACCAGACTATTGCCTGACTCATATGTACTCATATGTAAGTGTATTTGCATACACAAAGCAGCACACAAATTTAATGTGTGAAACTTCATGAGTCCACTTTAAGGCCTTTTGTTagtgtttcattttcctttctgaagTGCCACTCCCATACCTGCCATGTCTGGCGTCTTTTATCATTCAAATCTGTTTATGCTGAGGTATTTTGGATGAGATGATGTTTTTAGTCATTCTAAAGTAATCTCCCAGAAACCCACACACAGCAAACTACATCTTTGTGTAGTCTAGCCCAATGCTTGATACTCGTATTAGttatcttcctgccttccttcttgccTGAATATAAATGCCAATGGAGCAAACTCTTAGATTCCTCAGTCATTACTTCTGTctggcagggaaaaaaaaaaggtggcaaTAATTGTTATACATTCCCATTTATGTGCTGGAACACTCTACATGCTGGTGTCCAGAAAAGCATCTTAAAACATCTGATGAAGATTCCTCCTAGCTTTCCAGTTGACATGCTCTCCCAGGATCCTGTAATTCCCGAATTTAACCCAATGGGTTGCTTCTTCAGTGACCACTATTTTCCAGTTGACATTTTGTAACCTGGCCTTTATAAGGATGGCATCACCATGCACACCTTTCCCACTGAGACTTGCCATTACAGCTCTGGAAGGTCACAGGTCAGGTCCTAGGACTGAGAAAAAGGGTGGTTCTGTGGAGAACTGAAGACAATAGGCTTCATCTTTCCTGTGTTCAAAGTTTCTTCATGTTTACATCTCTCATTAACAAAGCTGGGCCTTTGAGTCACAAAAACAGGTGGGAAATACTGTAGTGATTTCCTCCACCTGTGAACTGCTTGTCATGATGGAATATCCAGTGAGGTCAGGTGGCATCTGGATGTGACGCTCATGAACTCCACATCTTCATGATCAGAAATTTGTCCCCTTTCTCGTTGTCTCTTCCAGACCTGAGACGGCACTTTCTCCTGTTCTGCACATCAAGTGCTTTGGTTCTCAAGCGTTTAGATTCAGACCAAGATTCTTACATGGTCAGCTTCCTGGTCCAGGGATTTCCAAACTTAAATTGGATGATACCACTGCGTTtcttggtggtgcatgccattaggatttgctgaaggaggcagtggcaggaggatcatgagttcgaggccagtctggactatttcatttttctttttctctacataGTCTTTTCAAACTGATCTTTGAACACAGGAAGTATATTAACAGTTTAaaaatctgaagatttttttatacatttattcagTGAGAAAATTGAGCTCATTCTATCTCTTGATGCTTGTGGACAATGCCAAGAGTGTATCTATCTAATCCAAATTCTGACTTTGATTtgtggagacaggaaaaaaatactAGCACTTGTGGTAATTCAATTTATAAATTTTGGTCAGCTACTTTGCATTTTCCATAGCAGCTTTGCTCTTCCCCCAAATAGTAAGAAGACATTCTAATTTAAACCTTCATGAATACGTGTCAATGTTTATTTTCAACAATAGATACTTAAGAAATATGAagcaatatgtatgtgtgtggtttgctTTTAGTGTCCTTTTATTTCTAATGGTAAGTATATTATCCCACAGATATTGTATATATGTTGGTCTTTAGAGAAAttcccatttaaaatatttattgttatgcTACAGTGGTGTAAAAAGGTTCATATTTTGGTTATTGCTGAAATTTGTGTCATATTTCCCACTAACATTCTCCAGCCCCTGTCCTTTCAAGGCTCATGTATTGAAGCCATGATTCTCTGTTGTTGGCCGTGTTTGGAGGTGGTGAAAATTTTATTAGGTGAAAACAGGTAGAAGGGAGTTAGGTTACAGGGGGTGAAGAATTAAAAGGGGATATTGGGACCACACTCCTTTCCCacatcattctctgcttccttgttGCCATCAAGGAAATTTTCCTCAATTTTTACCTCAAAATTACCTCAGGGTAAAGTAGGTTTACCCTGGCATAATGTGTGATTTCACCAAGGGTCCAAAGGTCTCATGAAACAAAGGCCAGACACTGAATGAAATTTCTGAAATGATAGCCTATTTGCTCTGGTACATTTTTCACAGTAAGAGaaacataatataatttttagtaAACTATTATACATTTTCTTATGTCTCTACTTTTATGTTTAGGACAGTCATTGCCAATTGCCAATGGCATGTTTCCTTCATGttaatacattataaaatattttaatctaatttatttaatttgcaATCCAGCCATTGTTCCCCCATCCCAGTCCCCTCTCCCACAATTTCTCACCTTATTCATTCTCTCCCCTGTCCCCAAGAGGATGCTACCCCACCACCAGGCCTCTCtaatccctggggcctcaagtttctcaaggaCTTGGAGATTCATCTCCCACTAAGACCAGACTgggtagtcctctgctgtgtatgctgcctggttggtggctcagtgtctgggatcTCCCAGAGGTCTGggtaagttgagactgctggtcttcctatagggtcaccctacccttcagcttcttcagtttttCCCCTAATTCGACCATATGGGTCTCTAACTTCAGTTGAAtgtttgggtgtaagtatctgcttctgtgtcagtcagctgctggtaaggcatctcagaggacagccatgccagacttcagtctgtaagtacatcatagcattagtaatagtgtcaggccttaatGTGCCTCTTCCCCTAtaagatgaatcccaagttgggctggatTGGACAGACTTTCTTTTGGTCTTTGTCATTGcggttcttttagacaggaacaattctgggtcagaaattttgaccaTGAGTTTGTAACAAAGTCCTGCCAAATTGAGGACCTGTCTAattactggaggtggactcctTGAGctccctctccccagtgttgggcattttgtctaaggtcacccccattgagtcctgagagtctcttacctcccaggtcccTAGTAATTTCTAGAGGTTATCCCCCACCttccactcccactcccactccgggctgcttatttccattcctTCTCCTGGAATGGACTTTCAAGACTTCTTCCCTGTACCCCCATACCtgattttgttcccctttctccttctctaccctctcccacccatgttcctctctccctctgcctccagtgatT from Arvicanthis niloticus isolate mArvNil1 chromosome 1, mArvNil1.pat.X, whole genome shotgun sequence carries:
- the LOC117723840 gene encoding olfactory receptor 5B2-like, with the protein product MEHAPLSQSDTWYPETGHLLTPRLLLENCTKVREFILLGLTDDPGLQVPLFIMFTLIYLTDVVGNMGMIMLVLMDSHLHTPMYLFLCNLSLVDLGYSSAVTPMVMSEFFIVTKMVSYNACAAQMFFFVGCATGENYLLASMAYDRYVAVCKPLHYSTRMTTSVCICLSIGSYICGFLNAIFHVGDIFSLSFCKSNVVHHFFCDVPAVLALSCSDIHLSEVILVFLSTFNVFFALLIILVSYLFIFTTILKMKSDQGHQKALSTCAAHLTVVSIFYSTVIFMYLQPSSNHFMDADKIASMFYTMVIPTLNPLVYSLRNKEVNNAFKKVVEKAKFLCKSEISG